Genomic DNA from Triticum urartu cultivar G1812 unplaced genomic scaffold, Tu2.1 TuUngrouped_contig_5365, whole genome shotgun sequence:
TGTGGTTTTGTGTTTGTCGAGTGTCGGTCAGATGAACATGCAGTAGGTGTTGTTTCCGTCAGCTGGCTGTCAATCACATTTACTTTACCGATTACCCATTTACGACACTAGGCAAAAAAGTTTGCAAGTGTCCAACGAAAAGAATTTGGAAAAGACCACTATACCAGGACTATTCTCACCTTGAGCTCAAATGAGCCCGTATGAACAGAAAAATCATTAAAAAATCAAAAATAAATACATCATGACATTTTTTGTGTGCGGTACATTGACGAATGTTCTGAATGCTTGCAAAATTTCAGCATGAAATGAAATCACACTTGTGGGACTGGTAGAAAAAAAAATCAATGCTccaaaaatgcaattttcaaaaacgTCTTGGAGTactgtttttgtttttttctgcaACTTCCACAAATGTCATTAGGAAGTAAAAATTTGGCAAGCTCTTAAAAACATTTGTTAAAGTTTACCACAGAAAAAATTGAGATTTTTTTGAATGTTATTTAATTATTGTTTAAAATTTACTGTTCATGCGAGCTCATTTGAGCTAGCGAGCGATTGGGGCCTTTCCATTATACCAGTGCAACATTCGGTGTACTTTTTGCCAAACATTTATGACCCTTGGCAAATTGCTCGATTCCAATAGTGCTTACATAAGTAAATTTGTTGTCCCTAAATTTATCGCCTAGTGCAGATTTGGTCCCTCGTCTTTAAAATGTGCTGATTTGGTCCGAATAATGGCGAGTGGACATGCCATCACGCGCGGTCGGTCGGTATCCACGCCACACGTTGCCGCGCGATTCGTGCTAATTAAATACACTTCCGTCGTATAATGATCTCTCCTCTGCGTATAGCAAACGGTATAGACGCGTATTCCCAGCTGACACATGCAGTCGTGCCCCGCGACGCAACACACGCATTGAACTCTGCTCGTGGCCAGCATCTTAGCCCCAACGGCCACCCGCGAGGTAGCACACGGTGTGGACTGGGTTCTGGCACGACAGCATGTCAGTTTTTAAACGACGGGACCATCATAAACTTTTTCAGCCTGGCTCCATTCGTTTACTGTAAATGGCTGACAGGACGTGAAGGCACCCATCATCTTTTAAATGCAACATGCAGACTATTCTTTATTCACCCCGTAGCTCTAATTCTTGCGACTTTGTTCGTCTGCATAGCTAGCTGAACCCAACCATGGACGTATGTAGCTTCTTGTGAAAAAACATAGAGATGTAGAATAGTTCACTGACTCCTCCAACACCAATATTGTGAATGGTTGTCGGGAAAGCTTGATGCCATTGCGACCTAGCTTGTCCTGTTGGTTCTTCAAGTGGTAGGTTGACGATGGGTCTACACTGCAGTCTTGCATGTGAGGAGCGAGATACCAACTAACGAGCAGAAATTGCACGTAGTGACAAATTCTTGCATGCACTTGCCATGCAGAAGATAACGAAGTGCAGCTAACAGGGATCAGGATTTCCAGAAAGTGCCATGGTTTCCTTTATTATTATTCTCCAAATGGATTTTTTTAAACGGGAATAAATATCCTACTACCAACAGCCATTTAATTGATCACAAAGGAAAATTAATACCGGCCCGCACCCCCATCAATCCACCCATGACTGTCCTGCAGCCCATCAGGACACCCAGGAAGTATTAATTGCTGCATTTGTGTGGGATATTAAGGTATTATTAATTGTTCTGAGATATTAAGGACAGTATAACTGAACCACTTCCGAGTTATCTCAGACCATGTGCCTTTTCGTCCATTGGATCGCATGAGATTGGCCGTCCGAATGCTAACTGATCGTCTGTCCTTAAGGAAAGCTACTCCCGCAGAAAAATCTGAGAATTCTGGTTAATCGGGCCTGGCACCCGGATTGCAGCCCATGTAGCTTTGAGGAAACCACGATCCAGCCGTAGGACTGCGCGAGAGCTCCACCCCTCCCAATGCGTAACCTAGGTCCGCCGCCGTCGAGAGAGAGCGCACAACCATCTCCTCCTCGATCGTTCCCACTGGCCTTGCCGCCTGTACCACCTCACCTTTGTGTTTCGATGTTCTGTGCTTGTCGAATCAAAGGGGAGAGGAAGATGAGAGATGAGAACCGAAGGATGGAGGGATGGCGAGTCGAGCGGGAAACAAAGGCGCCCGCACTCGGCCGTCGGCCGCCCCTCGACTTCGACGATGTTTGAGGGCCACGTATGATCTCGATATCTCTCCCTCTCCCGCTTCCCCGTTTCTCTTTCCGTCTTCGATTAGGACGAGGTTAAGCACAACGAGCGGCAATTGCGtgggtgcgtgcgtgcgtgtgtgtacgATTGCGCTGCAAGTTTGAAGTGGTCGGACGCTGAGCAGTTGGTGCAGAACTATGGGGGATTTTGGGTGTGAGCTGTCACACTTACTTTCCGTCCAACTTGTAGTGTTTGATTTTATTTGAAGTGTAAAGAAATCTGATATTTTCAGGGGCTCAAGCTTTGCTGTAGAGTTCTCAACCTATTAAAATTAATATATCATTACTCTTGGAGGTGGTCATCAATATCTCACTGCTCAGATAGTTTATGCCAATCTCGTACAGTTGATCATAGATGCCACAATACTATGGACATCAATATCAAGAATATATCGTTATTCTTAATGGAGGCGGATCAGCTACAACGAAGGTCCCTTTTCTCAAACCTTCAGAGTTTTAAAAAGTTCTAAGATGGCCGTACAAATCAATGGTTACTTTAATCTGAGAAGTGGTTGTATGTAAAAACGATATTAATTCTTTGTGTTCCGAGTCATGGTGTGAAACGATCCTGAACAATACTATGGACCTCAATATCAAGAATATTTGTAAGTTGCAAGTGATGTGTTTTTTTACTGTAGGTGTTTGGTGATGAGAGACATGATGAACATTCCGAACACATTAATTGCGAAATAAATTTGGTTCTTATGAGATATCTGAAATTTCTATGGTGAAGTGGCATCGAAGTGACTTATTTCTGCACCTTCACGAGGAATATTCTGACACGGAAAAGAATCTAACTGGACATGTTTGCATGCTCGAAAAGCTTTTgcagaagaaaaaggaaaagcaGGCAAGTGAGCTAATGGCAGCGGCGCTCGCCACAACTCGTCAGCTTGCTCCGCGGCTTGGGTGTTCCCAGGCGCGATGGCCACCATGCTTCTGCGCCACATCCACGCGGCTCTTCCTTCACCTCTGGAAGTTTATCTTTTTGTAATACTAAGATTTTTCATTGATTTATTGTTTGTTACTTTCAGGTGAGCAGAGAGGAGGTATTCCAGTTTCATGGTTCAAAGGGCTGATGTTTTCACTTTATTGTCGCACAAATGGTCTAGCTCTTATAAACTGACAGCAAATTTAGGTCCAAGAATCAAGCTTATTTTGTAGCTACACTCAATCAACTGAGCAGACTAGGATGTATGCACTTAGCACTTGTGTGGATGCAAAGAATTCCATAATGATATTCCATATTCCACTAGAAGAATACTTAAAAAAACGACATTTCCATTCTTGGAATTCTGTGCATAACAGTAGTTGCTTGCATTAGAATGTTGTAAATTTCTGTCGTGTCCCTTTTTTGCATGATCTCTTCTCGTGAATGGGGATTGATGCCACAACGATATTCTTCACTATTTGTGTTCTAGCAAGCATGCCTGCTATTGTGCACTGGTTCGATTGTTTCAGAGTCCGCCATCTATGAGGTGCATCCTCAATCACAAGTACTATTTTAAAACTTCTACCTTTCTGAAATGAGTTATATCATCTCACATTATATTTTTCTTACACTTTGTGGTACATGTGCTATTCTTATCGACGAAGTTGCCTTTTCACCTTCAAATTTGCGTAGATTTTCCTTCACTACAATTCCATTGTCTTGTGGTGAGCAGATCTTGGGTATTTGCTTTGTTCGTAACTTAGTGTTTGTAATCAGTTTTGGCTCATGCTTATGATGTTTTCCAAATTTAATTTGTTGCAGTTACAATCGCCAAGTCCTTGGGGCGGAGAAAGAATTATTAACCATCTGCTGCATCCGGTGTATGCTCGATTGTGGGTCTTCTACAAATTTGAATAACTTGCTGCTGATCTAAATTCAGTATGATGTTAATAACTTCCTTGCATGAGTTTGAGAAACTAAATTTGCCGTTCTATCACATGCGAAATATTAATGTCATATATTAGATTATATCAACACTACTTCTTCTACCTACAAAGAATAAATACGTATATTCGAAGTTAGGCAATTTGGCTTCAAGCTACCTTTTCGATTTGGCTTTTGTGTATAAATTTACTTCACACACGAATGCAAAAAGAGCACCATAGTAGGGATGATAATGAAGTTTTCCTTAGTTGCCTAGGCTCGGTCCCTGTACTTTATGATGTTGATATATGGCATGCCATACTAGGGTATTACTACTAAGTGCTTCTATGTAGTGTTCTATCAAAAATTTGATCTATGATATGTGAGATAAATTCGTAGTGTTGTTTCTCCGGTTCTATACATTACTCGGTATGGCTGAGTAGTGCAACAATTTGTAACTTTTTGGTACAATTTAAATTTTGATAAAAAAATCATAGCCGCCTTTTTGCACTTTATTTATGTACAATATTTATGAAAAACTATTTTTATTCTATTGCAAAAATGGACGGGCGCGGCAACGCGCGCCATCGACGATCTAGTGATTTAGTACTACATATAAAGCTCTCAAAGATGTGAAGGCGTCGGGGAAAATACCCGGAGCATTACCTACATTCAATGCCACCAAAGATCAAAGCTCGTGGTCGCCTGCCCAGCAACGTAGCACGTACGCCTGACACGTGCAGGGATACGAACTCAGCCATGACACACTGGGCAGAGGGAGTGGGAGACAAACATAAGGTGAGGTCACATTGCCAGCATTTGATTGGGGGTCATTCACAAAAAAAACATTGGATTGTGGGTGAAGAAGCACCTCACATTAAACAAGCTAGAGAATTTACGGTGTATTTGGTAGCATGTATGGACCTAGCCTAGTTATTCTCCTCTCATACATGCTGAGTGTAGACATGCTGAGTCCATGCATTTGCTGTTGTTTGGCAGTGGTGTATGCGCTGAGACATGCTAAGTTGTGCCTTTGTTTGGCGACCTGCATGGGTTTAGACATGCTGAACAATTTCGAATTCCAAATAATTATTTTAAACGGTGAAAAAAATTGAGAAAACATGAAAAAAATTAAACATATTTTGAAATTCTGAACTTTTATTGAGAATAtaaacaaaatttgaaattctaaacattttttgaaaatttaaatAAATATTAAAATTCTGTTTTTTAAGTTAAACATATTTTGAAAGTGAGAACTTTTTTGAAAAAAGATAAAAAGTtgaattttgattttttttcaaaaaataaaCCAAATTTGAAATTCTTAACTTCTAAAAAATTTAAATAATTTTCgaaattctgaattttttaaaAATTTAAAAGATTTTTGAAATtctaaacattttttgaaaatgtAAACAATTTTGAATATTTTCGAAAATTTAAACAAATTTGGAATTCTGAACTTTTTCAAAAATttaaacaaaatttgaaattctgattttttttggaaaatttaaacaaaatttgaaattgTGAACCGTTTATAAAATCCAAACATATCTGGATGTGGTCTGATGGGTGGGGACGAGGGTCGATGCTAGCATGGCTGCCTCCATGCACCCTCTCTGGGGTGCATGAAATGAACATAGTTGAGGGCCCTTTTTGCATCAGTTGAGCATAGCTCATGTGAGCTCATGCACCCTACCAAACAAGCAAAAGTGGGTCGGATCGGATTGGCTGAGATGAGGTTGCGAGCTCTAATCCACTTTAGCAAATCCAACAAAAGATGCACCTTTGTTCTGGCAATCAGTATGGCAGCTGCAACTTCAGAGTAAGATCAATACATTTTTACATTTTTATTTACAAGAGCCTGCCTTTACGAAGAAATCATCCATGACACGGCATGAATGTGGACGCGGTCTGCCCCCTCAGCAACAGACTGAATGGAGATGGTGGGCACCATTTTCTGAAGTGCAGACATGCGAGAGATCGTACTAGCAGCAAGGAAAACATGGAGGAGACCGTCTACAACTGATCAAATTGCGCAACCACCATGCAGACTTTGGTTCACTCAGCCCTAGTCGTGCACTCAGCACTTGTAAATTTCTGTTTGGTGAATGCACATTAGACACATATATACTAAGTGCCTACATGAAGTAAGATACTTGTGAATACCATGTAAAAGAGCACTGTATTGTCTTCAACAGTTTTCCCCGCAGGATTAAGAAAAGTAAAGATGATTGTCTTCACGAAAAAATAACTCTTCCTCTTCCGTACGACGAAGAAGAGCATAAAGAAGAAACACTATTATAGCAATAGCGCCCAGGATCAACTGCTGAAATTGTTTGTTTTGACGATAGGTGCACCAACGCGGTAGTTCATATATAATTTCATTGTTCCCATCTCTAGCAACCGGTTCTTCACCATGGATCTCCATCATTGACACTGTCTGATTATCTCCAATTACAACCCTAATAGATAAAGAATAGTTGGTTTACATGTTTGCCGTAATAAATAAGGAAATGAGAATAACTTATGTAGACAAGTATATGCACAAAAATAGCATAAATAGATTAAACCAGCACAGAACATTCTATTATAAATGAACATATGTCCATATGCACGGGATTTGTACATCTAAAAAATATCCCAGTAAATTAATTCACTGTGCCACAAAATGCAAATTTAGATAAATTACCAACAAAAAAATGGAAACATATTATCTATGTACTATGCAAAAAGCAAGATAAGAACATCCCTTTCTTATACTATCATGTAATGTCTCTTGTTTTCCTTTGTAGTACACATGTAATGTCTCTTGTTTTCGAAATATTGCAGGTGTTTGACACTTCACTCCACCCAAGTATCAATAGTGTTTAGTTAACCGCAGTGGAGGATCTAGGATTTGATGATGTGGGGGCAACCATGAACAACATTCCGATGGCTAGGAAAAAATATACTACACTGCACCAAATTGGTAAGATGGACAAACATTGCACTAGTAAAATAGATTCTGTACCCCTAGATCCTTTAAACTCATCTTTCACACACCAACAAAAAGACTCTCCTCCCTGTGAAATCTTGCTCTAGCCTATCGCTGCCGCCATCGTCATCTCCATAGCTACCACCGTAGTTTTGAATCACCACAGTCTCAATTCTTCAATTGCCACGAGGAAGATTTTAAGATGGATTAAGCATTCATCTTGAGAAATGTATTCTTCCTGTTGCAATCCTTGTGCTTTAATATACTGTTTGTTTTGTGGCGTTTGCAAGAATACATGAGGAATCCACTTAGGCTGGATGGATGTCTAGCCTCAAAGCTCTTAATGTTCATGATTGGTTCCATGCTACGAATCTTTTCTATTTATGATTGCATTTTGTTTGTCTTGCCTGGTACCGAATGCTCCAATGACTGAAGGCGGATGATAGAGATGTGTGTGACAAAGCTCTGAGCCGATGCCGGAAGGGTGAGTGAGAGTGTCCGATGGCAAGTTTCTAGGAAATCATGACATACTCACAAAGCGCTCATGTATTATTCAGGTATATACATTAATAACCATAGATATTGTCTACGTGTGGCAGCCATGTCACCGGTTTTTAATGTATCATCACCACCACCCCATTGTCAACAACTTCCAATGCTCCATGGTTTCATTTTTGTTTAAGCCAAGGCAAGTTTCACAACATCCCACTACTGGTCAGCTCTTTAATTCATCGCCGCCATGGCTTCCCAGGGAAGCAACCTCATCTGTTATGTCTCTCTGACCAGGTGGACCCACTGGTTAGGAGCATTTGTTCATGTCAAAGGTAACATGGGAGTGAATAGAAGAAGATGGCACCCTTCAAAATGGTGATGTGTATGAAACCACCGAACACGTATCCATGTCAGCAAAACAAGGGTCTAAAACCAGGGTATAGTGAGTCAAGACAATATTGAAACTTGGAAGAGAGTAAAGTGGACAAAAAGTATATCAGTATGTTACCTATAAACAACTGCAAATACCTGATTGTAGTAAAAATGAGACTTTCCCATATTTCATTTTTAATGAAATTCTCCATGTGCACCCGCGTTTACGTTTTGTGGTGCCACATATAAAAAATAGAAAGTATGTGGCGCCACAAAAATAGAGAGTATACCACATAAGTATACTCTATCTGAACATATGAAAGGGTGAATACGAACCTATATTCCGAAATTCTGCTTTGGAGAAAGTACTTCAGAACAAATGACATGCAACAATGCAATGCTCTTAGAAGTAAAAAATATACAATGATAGAAAAAATTGGTTACCTTCTCGACCCCATAGAACATGCTAGACCAGAAACAAATCCGCTCTTGTTAACATGAAGGACTCTCATACGCCTGGGGAATATGAAGCAACTGACTAATTCTCACAAATTTAGttatataatatgtgaaattgtatcAATAAGCAACTTTGATCAAATTAGGTCTCTGTTCTAACATTTATAACTAACAAATAAATACTTAGTGGGTGTTAACTCTGCAAGATACACATAAATAACACACACAATCCTTGATATCATTATAAATCAGCACATGTACAAATGTTAGGAATGGCAGGTTATAAAGGGGTGCGGACGTATCTCACAAGGACATACTTTGGTGATTACCTGAAATCAGTGGAGCTCCACAAATGAACAGTGCCGTCTTTTGTACCTGCAATTAGAACTGGAAGAGTGGGATGGGAAACGACAGAAACAACCGGAGACATGAATGCTTTCAGTGTATAAACACACATTCTTTCCTTCAAGTCCCATATCTGTTTTGATAAATAAATAAAAGCACGCATTGTTAACAATGTCATGTGCATAGTATGTGTATTTCTTTAAGGAAGTAGCAAACCTTGGCATTTATATCGTTGGAGCCAGTAACCAAATGTTGCTGCCCGGCACGCATGAAAAAATCCAGGCAGTTCACTCCGCCAGAATGACCAGATAGAGTATACTTATGTTCAGGTGAACCCATATTCCAAACCTGAAAATCAAGCATATGCGCTTGCAGTTAAGGTCTAGTAGGAAGTTAAATGTATCCTTATAATGTCAAATATTGTTTGGGGATGAGAAAATTCCCCCAGACCTTTATCGTGTTATCTTCCGAAGCACTAGCAAAACTGTTGGTGTCCATTGGGTTGAATGTGACTTGCCTTACAAACCCGCTGTGACCAGTGAATGTTCTTACCAACTTCCACCCTCGCTCCCCGTCCCAAAGGCTTATGAACCTATGAAATACTAAAAGTACATACGATTGGGTTGGGTGAACAGCTAGTGATTGGAGACCATTATCAACAGAGATCTGCTTGATGTGTCTTATTTTTTTGAGTTGTCCAATTTGATACTTGTAAACATGGATGGAACCGGTAGTGAACCCAACAACAAATAATTGCTTGCGTGCAATGAATTTAATAGAGCAAACTGCAGAAAATGTCCAATGGTGTTATTAGTATTATCAGTGTATGATGGAAAAAAATGTATGTAGTCAGAGAGCATACCTTGTCCGATTCCGACATTACGAGAAACCATCACTTCCTGCCAGTAAATACAAACAAGTAATTACAAAACTATGGTACATCTTCCAGCACAAATTGAGCATTTTGTGATGACCATTTACTTTTTCCCATGAATAGTCTGTCAGCAAAAGCTTTAATATTTAGTTACGGGACTTACAACTTACATCGAACATCACCGAATATATGATTTTATTGATTGCAAACATTGGCAATCATTAACAAAATTAGTATTTCATCAGTTACTCCAGTATTAACTTCTTagataatactccctccgtcccataatataagaccTTATTACATCCCATATATGAGTATATGTAATGTAATAAggtcttatattatgggacggagggagtaccacaTTAACTTGCCTGTGTGTTACAGCTCCATATGATAACTTGTCCGCTCCAGTGACTTGTTATAATCCTGTGAGGCGAGAATATATTTAGCACACGCAGATCATGGCATCCAATCCATTCACTTGAACAAAGATGTTTAAATATTCTACTACCCATATAATGCTACACACTCACCATGGCTCCGACGGATGTGCATCTAGACAGAAAATATTACTAGTATGGTAATTATCATCCATACGCATGATCTGATACAACAAAACTTGGTTGAGCATTAGAGAAACCGCCTCAATGGAGAAAGATGTAATGAAGAGAATAGAAGTTCATACCTTTACTGGAGGCAGGATTGCCTGCAACATCgtaaatgcatgaaaaaacaGAAACATCAATCAGCATATCATGTCAACTCACCATTGAAGCAGCATTATATTTCAATGCCACAACATAATTAGCCTCTTCAATGTAGTTTCACTTTTTCTTTTTACTTCACAGATTAGGTTTGTCTTAATTCAAACTTTCTAAAATTTGACCAGGTTTATAGAAAAAATATCATCATTTATAATATCAAATcgatatcattagattcatcatggAATGCATTTATTtggtattgtagatgttgatattttttaatatatatttgGTCAAACCTTACAAAGTTTTGACTTAAGACAAACCTAATATGCGAAGTAAAAAGAAATGGAGAGAGTAATTCACGTGGGATGCCTATCTTTTTCTACAGGAAAACAATAGGAGAGGGTCCTCAAAGAGTTTCAGGTTTCTCTCCTTCCTAATCTAATTCATCTCAGAGTCTCCTTCTGATAACTCTAGATTTAATTACTAAGTTTTTCCCATTTGACAAATGGCAATAATTGCTTCAGAAACGAATTGACAAATTTGAAATAGTCATGAGCCATATTTATGACCTGGCAGGTACTTAAGCTGTGGTCGTGGACTTCCATTCATAAGAAAATCTTCTCCACAATAATGTATATTTATTTGCAAACTTGAGAGACTAATTATGTCAGTCAAGGGCCCATTATTGTTGACATGACCACTGCATTTTATGTTGTTTTGTGAAAAATCAGGTTCGCAGCCCTATATAGTACTAGCATGTTTAGTCAATACTACTACTGCAAGTATCCCAGGTGAGCAAAAATGTTTTGTTACAAGAACTAACTCACCTCATATGTTGTCTCTTCTTGCCGAGCATAAACAGCTTTCACTGTATGCACCACAGTATTTCCTGACTTTTCGGCTTCCTCAAAGAGTCCCTCGCAAGCAAGCCGTACGGCAGTACAGCTACACTTGCCATTTATAATGCTACGAAGGATTAGTTCATCTTCTCTTTCTTCTGGTAGGTTTTCCTTTTTATCTATTATCACCACGAGAGTGTAAGTGGATCTCGGAGGCACAATGCCATACAGTGGCAGCCTTACGAAGCACATCCCTTTGTTATTGCTCTTCTTCATAAGCATAAATGGCACATGTGCATCTGTATTATTTCTTAGGTGCAGAGAGGACGGGATCAACTCATTGGGTTCAAAAGGGAAGTGGAGCATATGTGGGGAGTCATTAAAAAGCTCAACAGAGCCTGGTAGGATTACCTGCAGAAGAATTAACACTGTTAACATTCTTGTAAATTTCAAGAAAGAAAGGACTTTGTATTGAGATGCAATATCAGAAAGTTGGGGCGAGATAACTAATGTCGCTAGAATGAAAGTACAGCAAATATCGAGGAAAAATATATTTACAACCTACAGACTTCTCCCACTCTGTTCCTTCAACTGTTCCTCTTGCACCATTTCTCTTCTAGATGATGTAAATATCCTTTCCTATGCATCATGAGATGCACACAGCCATCTTCCGTCCACCATTATTAGTTTtttactccctctgtaaactaatataagatcttttagatcactactttagggATCTAAAAGATATTATATtaatttacagagggagtactctATTTCTGTTTTGATTATATGGAATATCGTCTAGTTTTTTAACAACCCAGTCAAAACAACAGTCATTCAGAAAAGCCAACTCACAGTATCTTTTAGTTGTCCAGTACTTAAGTGCAAGTTATTATTCCTAATTAGTGAGTTCACCTCAGGTGCTGTGTCACTTGCTGGTTGTGGCTCACTAGATTCCTTTGCCGCATCTTGATAATTCTGATTGGCTGTGCTCGACAGCGACAAAGGCATTGGTGAATAACCCTCAGATTTTGCTTCGTCCAACACTTCACTATCTGTCTCGTAGTTGAACAAGTCTTTAGTGAATCT
This window encodes:
- the LOC125529131 gene encoding uncharacterized protein LOC125529131 isoform X7, which produces MASAHDELEKKPQDSNAAPIRFSLEYLKDITSDFSTKSVLGEGGYGVVYKGILQCGKIIAVKKLRELHQNDETFQNEITYLMGTKHENVVQFVGYCAESTWELREYPSGSGKHILAEMPNRLLCFEYVSNRSLDKHISDESLGLEWNTRYGIIKGICSGLHFLHEERYIVHLDLKPQNILLDDTMIPKIADFGLSRLFGEKKSRTDTVNRAGTLASVLCGSGYMAPEYINQGLISKKADIFSLGVIIMEIITGRRDYPDVKQESPQSTSISFQHFRKEVLESWRNKFVSSSVYIPMEQYNQQIKQCINIAQKCLNPGMERRPTTKDIIQVLDAADQVEACEELLSAMQCTDQLLVLNTTMSKDLILERFTKDLFNYETDSEVLDEAKSEGYSPMPLSLSSTANQNYQDAAKESSEPQPASDTAPEVILPGSVELFNDSPHMLHFPFEPNELIPSSLHLRNNTDAHVPFMLMKKSNNKGMCFVRLPLYGIVPPRSTYTLVVIIDKKENLPEEREDELILRSIINGKCSCTAVRLACEGLFEEAEKSGNTVVHTVKAVYARQEETTYEAILPPVKIMRMDDNYHTSNIFCLDAHPSEPWIITSHWSGQVIIWSCNTQEVMVSRNVGIGQVCSIKFIARKQLFVVGFTTGSIHVYKYQIGQLKKIRHIKQISVDNGLQSLAVHPTQSYVLLVFHRFISLWDGERGWKLVRTFTGHSGFVRQVTFNPMDTNSFASASEDNTIKVWNMGSPEHKYTLSGHSGGVNCLDFFMRAGQQHLVTGSNDINAKGCNWR
- the LOC125529131 gene encoding uncharacterized protein LOC125529131 isoform X6, with protein sequence MASAHDELEKKPQDSNAAPIRFSLEYLKDITSDFSTKSVLGEGGYGVVYKGILQCGKIIAVKKLRELHQNDETFQNEITYLMGTKHENVVQFVGYCAESTWELREYPSGSGKHILAEMPNRLLCFEYVSNRSLDKHISDESLGLEWNTRYGIIKGICSGLHFLHEERYIVHLDLKPQNILLDDTMIPKIADFGLSRLFGEKKSRTDTVNRAGTLASVLCGSGYMAPEYINQGLISKKADIFSLGVIIMEIITGRRDYPDVKQESPQSTSISFQHFRKEVLESWRNKFVSSSVYIPMEQYNQQIKQCINIAQKCLNPGMERRPTTKDIIQVLDAADQVEACEELLSAMQCTDQLLVLNTTMSKDLILERFTKDLFNYETDSEVLDEAKSEGYSPMPLSLSSTANQNYQDAAKESSEPQPASDTAPEVILPGSVELFNDSPHMLHFPFEPNELIPSSLHLRNNTDAHVPFMLMKKSNNKGMCFVRLPLYGIVPPRSTYTLVVIIDKKENLPEEREDELILRSIINGKCSCTAVRLACEGLFEEAEKSGNTVVHTVKAVYARQEETTYEAILPPVKIMRMDDNYHTSNIFCLDAHPSEPWIITSHWSGQVIIWSCNTQEVMVSRNVGIGQVCSIKFIARKQLFVVGFTTGSIHVYKYQIGQLKKIRHIKQISVDNGLQSLAVHPTQSYVLLVFHRFISLWDGERGWKLVRTFTGHSGFVRQVTFNPMDTNSFASASEDNTIKVWNMGSPEHKYTLSGHSGGVNCLDFFMRAGQQHLVTGSNDINAKIWDLKERMCVYTLKAFMSPVVSVVNLPWLKQK
- the LOC125529131 gene encoding uncharacterized protein LOC125529131 isoform X4; protein product: MASAHDELEKKPQDSNAAPIRFSLEYLKDITSDFSTKSVLGEGGYGVVYKGILQCGKIIAVKKLRELHQNDETFQNEITYLMGTKHENVVQFVGYCAESTWELREYPSGSGKHILAEMPNRLLCFEYVSNRSLDKHISDESLGLEWNTRYGIIKGICSGLHFLHEERYIVHLDLKPQNILLDDTMIPKIADFGLSRLFGEKKSRTDTVNRAGTLASVLCGSGYMAPEYINQGLISKKADIFSLGVIIMEIITGRRDYPDVKQESPQSTSISFQHFRKEVLESWRNKFVSSSVYIPMEQYNQQIKQCINIAQKCLNPGMERRPTTKDIIQVLDAADQVEACEELLSAMQCTDQLLVLNTTMSKDLILERFTKDLFNYETDSEVLDEAKSEGYSPMPLSLSSTANQNYQDAAKESSEPQPASDTAPEVILPGSVELFNDSPHMLHFPFEPNELIPSSLHLRNNTDAHVPFMLMKKSNNKGMCFVRLPLYGIVPPRSTYTLVVIIDKKENLPEEREDELILRSIINGKCSCTAVRLACEGLFEEAEKSGNTVVHTVKAVYARQEETTYEAILPPVKIMRMDDNYHTSNIFCLDAHPSEPWIITSHWSGQVIIWSCNTQEVMVSRNVGIGQVCSIKFIARKQLFVVGFTTGSIHVYKYQIGQLKKIRHIKQISVDNGLQSLAVHPTQSYVLLVFHRFISLWDGERGWKLVRTFTGHSGFVRQVTFNPMDTNSFASASEDNTIKVWNMGSPEHKYTLSGHSGGVNCLDFFMRAGQQHLVTGSNDINAKIWDLKERMCVYTLKAFMSPVVSVVSHPTLPVLIAGTKDGTVHLWSSTDFSCFIFPRRMRVLHVNKSGFVSGLACSMGSRRISEYRFVFTLSYVQIEYTYVVYSLFLWRHILSIFYMWHHKT